In a single window of the Massilia oculi genome:
- the serS gene encoding serine--tRNA ligase: MIDIQLLRKDIDNVAARLATRKYQLDVASFNALEAERKAIQTRTEELQGKRNALSKQIGMLKGKGEDTTAVMAEVAGLGDELKANEVALGEVQAKLASFIAALPNLPHESTPEGKDESANVEVRKVGTPAAFDFEVRDHVDIGERLGLDFETATKVTGSRFSMMKGGMARLHRALAQFMLDTHTSRHGYLECYTPYMVNADSLRGTGQLPKFEADLFSVKKGGVEGEGEHFYLIPTSEVSLTNVVRDEIVAADELPIRMTAHTPCFRSEAGSYGRDTRGMIRQHQFDKVELVQVVHPEQSYAALEEMVGQAEFILTSLGLPYRVMQLCTGDMGFSAAKTYDLEVWLPAQNTYREISSLSNCEAFQARRMQARFRNAAGKPELVHTLNGSGLAVGRTLVAVLENYQQADGSVVIPEALLPYMGGLERLAPGA, encoded by the coding sequence ATGATTGACATCCAACTTCTCCGCAAAGACATCGACAACGTCGCCGCCCGCCTGGCGACCCGCAAGTACCAGCTCGATGTGGCCAGTTTCAATGCGCTGGAGGCCGAACGCAAGGCGATCCAGACGCGCACCGAAGAACTGCAAGGCAAGCGCAATGCGCTGTCGAAGCAGATCGGCATGCTGAAGGGCAAAGGCGAAGACACGACGGCCGTGATGGCGGAAGTCGCCGGACTGGGCGACGAACTCAAGGCCAATGAAGTGGCGCTGGGCGAGGTCCAGGCCAAGCTGGCGAGCTTCATCGCCGCGCTGCCCAACCTGCCGCACGAGAGCACGCCGGAAGGCAAGGACGAAAGCGCCAACGTCGAAGTGCGCAAGGTCGGCACGCCAGCCGCGTTCGATTTCGAGGTGCGCGACCACGTCGACATCGGCGAGCGCCTGGGCCTGGACTTCGAGACCGCGACCAAGGTCACGGGCTCGCGCTTCTCGATGATGAAGGGCGGCATGGCGCGCCTGCACCGGGCGCTGGCGCAGTTCATGCTCGACACCCATACCAGCCGTCACGGCTATCTCGAGTGCTACACCCCGTACATGGTCAACGCCGATTCGTTGCGCGGCACCGGCCAGCTGCCCAAGTTCGAGGCCGACCTGTTCTCGGTCAAGAAGGGCGGCGTGGAAGGCGAGGGCGAGCACTTCTACCTGATCCCGACCTCGGAAGTCTCGCTGACCAACGTGGTGCGCGACGAGATCGTGGCGGCCGACGAACTGCCGATCAGGATGACCGCGCACACCCCGTGCTTCCGTTCCGAAGCCGGCAGCTATGGCCGCGACACCCGCGGCATGATCCGCCAGCACCAGTTCGACAAGGTCGAGCTGGTCCAGGTGGTGCATCCGGAGCAGTCGTACGCGGCGCTGGAAGAGATGGTCGGCCAGGCCGAATTCATCCTGACCTCGCTCGGCCTGCCATACCGCGTGATGCAGCTGTGCACCGGCGACATGGGTTTTTCGGCCGCCAAGACCTACGACCTCGAAGTATGGCTGCCGGCGCAGAACACCTACCGCGAGATTTCGTCGCTGTCGAACTGCGAAGCCTTCCAGGCGCGCCGCATGCAGGCGCGCTTCCGCAACGCCGCCGGCAAGCCGGAACTGGTGCATACCCTCAACGGCTCGGGCCTGGCCGTGGGCCGCACCCTGGTGGCGGTGCTGGAGAACTACCAGCAGGCCGACGGCAGCGTCGTCAT